In Humulus lupulus chromosome 7, drHumLupu1.1, whole genome shotgun sequence, the following are encoded in one genomic region:
- the LOC133790267 gene encoding probable F-box protein At3g22720 isoform X1 translates to MAEMESFCDLPSDIVERIMLWVPADSLLQSKSVNKFWYSHISTFINNPEFVAKHLLITKNQSSLTLLFYLRNFLRVHNRLITYPLSTIIYDDDDEEEDDDGVIVTEGLSVPRRSKPWDKFMHCDGLLLLAKIDHQIPKGKPNQPMVLCNPALKEFMILPKLNNARIDCYTAIGFELDSKNNQYKCVAIWYHCGQCQAEAYTVGSDSWREIGMSQDIMDAIVGFELTNCLCLEGVCYWLVDKGAETECEWILSFDMSDEQFCTIHLPDFGALGVEDWASTRYVISLAVWNDSLVICLTLRLDGNIIFIFTMDEAAAGSWSKYGQVGPLEKKIKFFLPIWKNDEILMKVYDDDDWRAQKLVSCNIHTQKLRCVDPDLPIEAFEFNGCLYVKSLISIRGR, encoded by the coding sequence ATGGCAGAAATGGAGAGCTTTTGTGATTTGCCAAGTGATATAGTGGAGAGAATCATGTTGTGGGTACCTGCCGATTCTCTACTACAGTCTAAATCTGTGAACAAGTTTTGGTATTCTCATATATCCACTTTCATCAACAACCCAGAATTTGTAGCCAAGCATCTCCTCATTACCAAAAACCAGTCCTCTCTAACCTTACTTTTTTACCTAAGGAATTTCCTCCGCGTCCATAATCGCTTAATCACATACCCATTGTCAACTATAATCtatgacgatgatgatgaagaggaagacgATGATGGTGTCATCGTCACAGAAGGTCTCAGTGTACCACGGCGTTCGAAACCATGGGACAAGTTCATGCACTGTGATGGGCTCCTTTTGCTAGCAAAGATTGATCATCAGATACCAAAAGGAAAACCCAATCAGCCTATGGTGTTGTGTAATCCTGCTTTGAAAGAATTCATGATTCTCCCAAAATTAAACAACGCCAGAATCGATTGTTATACCGCTATAGGATTTGAACTAGATTCCAAAAACAACCAGTACAAATGTGTTGCCATTTGGTATCATTGCGGACAATGCCAAGCTGAGGCATACACAGTGGGCTCTGATTCATGGAGAGAGATTGGTATGTCTCAAGACATAATGGATGCCATAGTGGGTTTTGAACTAACCAATTGTTTATGTTTGGAAGGTGTTTGTTACTGGTTAGTTGATAAAGGAGCTGAAACTGAGTGTGAATGGATACTCAGTTTCGATATGAGTGATGAGCAATTCTGTACCATACATTTGCCAGATTTTGGAGCTTTGGGTGTTGAAGATTGGGCCTCCACACGTTATGTTATCAGCCTTGCTGTGTGGAATGATTCACTGGTGATTTGTTTGACCCTTAGATTAGATGGAAATATCATTTTTATCTTCACCATGGATGAAGCTGCAGCAGGTTCTTGGAGCAAATATGGGCAGGTTGGACCACTTGAAAAGAAGATCAAGTTTTTTCTACCAATTTGGAAGAATGATGAAATTCTGATGAaagtttatgatgatgatgattggCGTGCACAGAAGTTGGTTTCTTGCAACATTCATACCCAAAAGTTAAGATGTGTTGATCCTGATTTACCTATAGAGGCATTTGAGTTTAATGGTTGTTTGTATGTAAAGAGTCTGATTTCTATTAGGGGGAGGTGA
- the LOC133790267 gene encoding probable F-box protein At3g22720 isoform X2 yields the protein MESFCDLPSDIVERIMLWVPADSLLQSKSVNKFWYSHISTFINNPEFVAKHLLITKNQSSLTLLFYLRNFLRVHNRLITYPLSTIIYDDDDEEEDDDGVIVTEGLSVPRRSKPWDKFMHCDGLLLLAKIDHQIPKGKPNQPMVLCNPALKEFMILPKLNNARIDCYTAIGFELDSKNNQYKCVAIWYHCGQCQAEAYTVGSDSWREIGMSQDIMDAIVGFELTNCLCLEGVCYWLVDKGAETECEWILSFDMSDEQFCTIHLPDFGALGVEDWASTRYVISLAVWNDSLVICLTLRLDGNIIFIFTMDEAAAGSWSKYGQVGPLEKKIKFFLPIWKNDEILMKVYDDDDWRAQKLVSCNIHTQKLRCVDPDLPIEAFEFNGCLYVKSLISIRGR from the coding sequence ATGGAGAGCTTTTGTGATTTGCCAAGTGATATAGTGGAGAGAATCATGTTGTGGGTACCTGCCGATTCTCTACTACAGTCTAAATCTGTGAACAAGTTTTGGTATTCTCATATATCCACTTTCATCAACAACCCAGAATTTGTAGCCAAGCATCTCCTCATTACCAAAAACCAGTCCTCTCTAACCTTACTTTTTTACCTAAGGAATTTCCTCCGCGTCCATAATCGCTTAATCACATACCCATTGTCAACTATAATCtatgacgatgatgatgaagaggaagacgATGATGGTGTCATCGTCACAGAAGGTCTCAGTGTACCACGGCGTTCGAAACCATGGGACAAGTTCATGCACTGTGATGGGCTCCTTTTGCTAGCAAAGATTGATCATCAGATACCAAAAGGAAAACCCAATCAGCCTATGGTGTTGTGTAATCCTGCTTTGAAAGAATTCATGATTCTCCCAAAATTAAACAACGCCAGAATCGATTGTTATACCGCTATAGGATTTGAACTAGATTCCAAAAACAACCAGTACAAATGTGTTGCCATTTGGTATCATTGCGGACAATGCCAAGCTGAGGCATACACAGTGGGCTCTGATTCATGGAGAGAGATTGGTATGTCTCAAGACATAATGGATGCCATAGTGGGTTTTGAACTAACCAATTGTTTATGTTTGGAAGGTGTTTGTTACTGGTTAGTTGATAAAGGAGCTGAAACTGAGTGTGAATGGATACTCAGTTTCGATATGAGTGATGAGCAATTCTGTACCATACATTTGCCAGATTTTGGAGCTTTGGGTGTTGAAGATTGGGCCTCCACACGTTATGTTATCAGCCTTGCTGTGTGGAATGATTCACTGGTGATTTGTTTGACCCTTAGATTAGATGGAAATATCATTTTTATCTTCACCATGGATGAAGCTGCAGCAGGTTCTTGGAGCAAATATGGGCAGGTTGGACCACTTGAAAAGAAGATCAAGTTTTTTCTACCAATTTGGAAGAATGATGAAATTCTGATGAaagtttatgatgatgatgattggCGTGCACAGAAGTTGGTTTCTTGCAACATTCATACCCAAAAGTTAAGATGTGTTGATCCTGATTTACCTATAGAGGCATTTGAGTTTAATGGTTGTTTGTATGTAAAGAGTCTGATTTCTATTAGGGGGAGGTGA
- the LOC133790268 gene encoding non-functional pseudokinase ZED1-like encodes MGGSRGPSKKERKRHILEHGGKLLEERIICCKDKCRCNPIRNFPAEQLLTATNNFQSCSVGSDRFFEWYKCSIDDLPVLIKKYNASEPKIFNHVLKNAYRDIAISSQMSSHRNALKLLGCCLEFSAPALVYEHAEYGPLNYVGGIDGDHSPLSWKMRLKVAIGTGNAIAYLHNAFSRPIVNRDIIPSHIFLDKDYVSKFSEFGFSIIIPEGETHVEDEIVGTLGFLDPNYFQTSRVTEHSDVYSFGVLLLVLVTGKNSYEMMEHEEKLGTITKYVIDLAEEEQFREIVDSEILGGGGIYEEKEEEFKAFIKLALSCTNLGERPSMIEVVKELIKIERLSPS; translated from the exons ATGGGAGGATCAAGAG GCCCgtcaaagaaggaaagaaagagacATATTTTAGAACATGGAGGAAAATTGTTGGAAGAGCGGATAATTTGTTGCAAAGATAAATGTAGATGTAACCCCATCAGGAATTTTCCAGCTGAACAACTCCTCACAGCTACAAATAACTTTCAATCATGTTCGGTTGGTAGCGATAGATTTTTTGAATGGTACAAGTGTAGCATCGATGACCTCCCTGttctaattaaaaaatataatgctTCAGAACCAAAAATTTTCAATCATGTACTTAAGAATGCATATCGTGACATCGCAATAAGTTCACAAATGAGCAGCCATAGAAATGCTCTTAAACTACTAGGTTGTTGCCTTGAATTCTCTGCACCAGCATTAGTTTATGAACACGCTGAATATGGACCTTTAAATTATGTGGGAGGTATTGATGGTGATCATTCGCCCTTATCTTGGAAGATGAGGTTGAAAGTTGCAATAGGTACTGGAAATGCTATAGCTTATCTCCATAATGCATTCTCTAGGCCTATAGTAAATAGAGACATAATTCCTTCACACATCTTTTTGGATAAAGATTATGTTTCCAAGTTTTCTgaatttggtttttccataataaTTCCCGAAGGGGAAACACACGTTGAAGATGAAATTGTAGGGACATTAGGATTTCTTGATCCTAACTATTTCCAAACAAGCCGTGTCACAGAGCATTCTGATGTTTACAGCTTCGGAGTTCTTCTACTTGTCCTTGTTACTGGGAAAAATAGTTATGAAATGATGGAACATGAAGAGAAATTGGGTACGATCACTAAGTATGTAATTGATTTGGCCGAAGAGGAGCAGTTCAGAGAAATTGTGGATTCTGAAATTTTGGGAGGAGGAGGAATATatgaagagaaagaagaagaatttaAAGCTTTCATAAAATTGGCTTTGAGTTGCACTAATTTGGGAGAAAGACCATCAATGATTGAGGTGGTGAAAGAACTTATCAAGATTGAAAG ATTGTCCCCTTCCTAG
- the LOC133790269 gene encoding putative F-box protein At3g49520 codes for MVSFCNLPSDIVEKIMLWVPADSLVQLKFVNKFWYSHMSAFINNPEFVAKHLLITKIQSSLSLLCFGRPSPHIDHRLVTYPLFTIIYDDDDDDDDDDENDHFITVTEALSIPLLDLNKWDKMYHCDGLILLVNNDLGTMVLCNPALKESMILPEPKNVQIEAYPDIGFELDSKNNKYKCVAIWCGYKECQVQVYTVGSDSWREINMSQELCYGLCWGDFEALGVEDWALKSYDLRLTVWNDSVVMPLAPYYNKNSLFIFTMDEAVVGACSWTKYGQVGPLEKYNHGFLPFWWNDEILMEVFDDDRSVRQLALTRIMKLHLKTNW; via the coding sequence ATGGTGAGCTTTTGTAATTTGCCAAGTGATATAGTGGAGAAAATCATGTTGTGGGTACCTGCCGATTCTCTAGTACAACTGAAATTTGTGAACAAGTTTTGGTATTCTCATATGTCTGCTTTCATCAACAACCCAGAATTTGTTGCCAAGCACCTCCTCATTACCAAAATCCAGTCCTCTCTATCCTTACTTTGTTTCGGACGGCCTTCACCCCATATCGATCATCGCTTAGTCACATACCCCTTGTTCACTATAAtctatgatgatgatgatgatgatgatgatgatgatgagaatGATCATTTTATAACTGTCACAGAAGCTCTCAGTATACCACTTTTGGATTTGAATAAATGGGATAAGATGTATCACTGTGATGGACTCATTTTGCTAGTAAATAATGATCTTGGGACTATGGTGTTATGTAATCCTGCTTTGAAAGAATCCATGATTCTCCCAGAACCAAAGAATGTTCAAATTGAAGCTTATCCCGATATAGGATTTGAACTTGATTCTAAAAACAACAAATACAAATGTGTTGCCATTTGGTGTGGCTACAAAGAATGCCAAGTTCAGGTATACACAGTGGGTTCTGATTCTTGGAGAGAGATCAACATGTCTCAAGAACTATGCTATGGTTTATGTTGGGGAGATTTTGAAGCTTTGGGTGTTGAAGATTGGGCCCTCAAAAGTTATGACCTCCGCCTTACAGTGTGGAATGATTCAGTCGTGATGCCTTTGGCTCCCTATTACAATAAGAACAGCCTTTTTATCTTCACCATGGATGAAGCTGTAGTAGGTGCTTGCTCTTGGACCAAATATGGGCAGGTCGGACCACTAGAAAAGTATAACCATGGGTTCCTACCATTTTGGTGGAATGATGAGATTCTAATGGAAGTCTTTGACGATGATAGGAGTGTACGACAGTTGGCTTTGACAAGAATCATGAAGCTCCATttaaaaaccaattggtga
- the LOC133790271 gene encoding ion channel DMI1, whose amino-acid sequence MAQRSGGSGPNKSDSPPVLKRSKTIIAGGGPSRPTTTQHFAAAATALPQRHWPPSASTDLRVVTTHNDDPPANRDWFYPSFMVPQTTKRVAHKLASSDSRPRPPHRVAAPSPKKPDVESKKVKLVPNRSSTESTQSKPCRVSWMRKLKFLLAFACILILGLYTVHLHGRVAKLEAENASLHKFCSNRDSHSYESTEDTMQSEENDKNSILDYGNAENRSVALYSVVITLVMPFLLCKYLDYLPHITNFSKRRKKNKEEVPLKKRIAYTVDVCFSVYPYAKLLALLFATMFLIGFGGLALYAVNNNSFAEALWLSWTFVADSGNHADTEGIGPRIVSVSISSGGMLIFAMMLGLVSDAISEKVDSLRKGKSEVIEKNHILILGWSDKLGSLLKQLAIANKSIGGGVVVVLAERDKEEMEMDISKLEFDFMGTSVICRSGSPLILADLKKVSVSKARAIIVLASNENADQSDARALRVVLSLTGVKEGLRGHVVVELSDLDNEPLVKLVGGELIETVVAHDVIGRLMIQCALQPGLAQIWEDILGFENAEFYIKRWPQLDGLRFEDVLISFPDAVPCGVKVASEHGKIILNPDYNYVIGEGDEILVIAEDDDTYSPGSLPEVRRGSCPKMVDPPKYPEKILFCGWRRDIDDMIMVLEAFLPPESELWMFNEVPEKDREQKLTDGGLDIAGLVNLKLVHREGNAVIKRHLENLPLETFDSILILADESLEDSVVQSDSRSLATLLLIRDIQSKRLPNKDTKSTSWRFPGFSHSTWIREMQQASHKSIIISEILDSRTRNLVSVSRISDYVLSNELVSMALAMVAEDKQINRVLEELFAEQGNEMCIKPAEFYLFDQEEACFYEIMIRARQRYEIVIGYRLANTECAIINPPEKSKPRKWSHDDVFVVIASED is encoded by the exons ATGGCTCAGAGAAGTGGTGGTAGTGGGCCCAACAAATCAGACAGCCCACCGGTATTGAAGAGGTCCAAAACCATCATCGCCGGTGGTGGGCCCAGCCGGCCCACTACGACTCAACACTTCGCCGCCGCCGCCACCGCCCTGCCGCAGCGACACTGGCCACCCTCCGCCTCCACCGATCTCCGCGTCGTTACCACTCACAACGATGATCCTCCTGCCAATCGAGACTGGTTCTATCCTTCCTTCATGGTCCCCCAAACCACAAAGCGCGTGGCTCACAAGCTCGCCTCCTCCGATTCGCGTCCGCGTCCTCCTCACCGGGTCGCTGCTCCATCGCCCAAGAAGCCTGATGTTGAGAGTAAGAAGGTGAAGCTCGTTCCTAATCGTTCTTCCACTGAGTCGACTCAGTCGAAGCCCTGTAGGGTCAGCTGGATGCGGAAGCTGAAATTCTTG CTGGCTTTTGCTTGTATATTGATATTGGGATTATATACAGTACATCTTCATGGAAGAGTTGCGAAACTTGAG GCTGAGAATGCTTCTCTTCATAAGTTTTGTAGTAATAGGGATAGTCATAGTTATGAAAGCACCGAGGATACTATGCAGAGTGAAGAGAATgataaaaatagtattttggatTATGGCAATGCTGAAAATAGAAGTGTTGCTTTGTATTCTGTTGTCATCACATTGGTAATGCCATTCTTGCTGTGCAAATACCTTGATTATCTTCCTCATATAACGAATTTCTCGAAGAGGAGGAAGAAAAACAAGGAAGAGGTTCCTTTGAAGAAGAGAATTGCATACACTGTGGATGTTTGTTTCTCGGTCTATCCTTATGCCAAGCTTCTTGCTCTTCTGTTTGCAACTATGTTCCTTATTGGGTTTGGTGGATTGGCATTGTATGCTGTCAATAACAATAGCTTTGCTGAAGCTCTTTGGCTTTCGTGGACTTTTGTAGCAGATTCTGGAAATCATGCTGATACTGAGGGCATTGGACCAAGAATTGTTTCTGTCTCGATAAGTTCGGGAGGTATGCTTATATTTGCAATGATGCTTGGGCTTGTTTCGGATGCCATATCTGAGAAGGTGGATTCATTAAGGAAAGGGAAGAGTGAAGTCATTGAAAAGAATCACATACTCATTCTTGGCTGGAGTGACAAACTG GGTTCACTTTTAAAACAACTAGCCATAGCAAACAAGAGCATTGGTGGTGGTGTAGTGGTTGTACTTGCTGAAAGAGACAAGGAAGAAATGGAGATGGATATATCAAAGCTCGAATTCGATTTTATGGGGACATCTGTTATATGCAGAAGTGGTAGTCCTCTTATACTGGCTGATTTAAAAAAG GTTTCAGTTTCAAAAGCACGGGCTATCATTGTTCTGGCATCCAATGAAAATGCTGATCAG AGCGATGCTCGTGCTTTGAGGGTTGTGCTCAGCCTCACAGGAGTGAAAGAAGGTTTAAGGGGCCATGTTGTTGTAGAGTTGAGTGACCTTGACAATGAGCCTTTGGTGAAGCTTGTTGGAGGCGAACTCATTGAAACAGTTGTCGCTCATGATGTGATTGGGCGCTTGATGATACAATGTGCTTTGCAACCTGGTCTTGCACAG ATATGGGAGGACATTTTGGGATTTGAGAATGCCGAGTTTTATATCAAAAGATGGCCTCAGCTGGATGGTCTTCGCTTTGAAGACGTGCTAATTTCATTTCCAGATGCAGTTCCATGTGGAGTTAAGGTTGCTTCTGAACATGGGAAGATAATACTGAATCCAGATTATAACTATGTCATTGGAGAGGGGGATGAAATCCTCGTTATAGCTGAGGATGATGACACATATTCTCCAGGTTCCCTTCCTGAG GTTCGTAGGGGTTCTTGTCCAAAAATGGTTGACCCTCCAAAATATCCTGAGAAAATATTGTTTTGTGGTTGGCGTCGTGATATTGATGATATGATTATG GTTCTAGAGGCATTTTTGCCGCCAGAGTCAGAACTTTGGATGTTTAATGAAGTTCCTGAAAAAGATAGAGAGCAGAAGCTTACAGATGGAGGCCTTGACATTGCTGGTTTGGTGAACTTAAAACTTGTTCATCGTGAGGGAAACGCTGTGATTAAACGCCATTTAGAGAATCTTCCCCTTGAAACTTTTGATTCT ATTTTAATTCTTGCAGATGAGTCATTAGAGGACTCTGTTGTGCAGTCTGATTCGAGATCTCTTGCCACTCTTCTCCTCATTCGCGATATCCAG TCAAAGCGTCTTCCAAACAAGGATACAAAGTCAACATCTTGGCGGTTTCCAGGATTCTCACACAGCACTTGGATCCGCGAAATGCAGCAAGCCTCACACAAATCAATAATCATTAGCGAGATTTTGGACTCTAGGACTAGAAATCTAGTATCTGTGTCGAGAATCAGCGATTATGTTTTATCAAATGAACTCGTAAGTATGGCGCTAGCAATGGTTGCTGAAGACAAGCAAATCAACCGGGTACTCGAGGAACTTTTTGCAGAGCAG GGGAACGAGATGTGTATAAAACCAGCAGAATTCTACTTATTCGACCAAGAGGAAGCATGCTTTTACGAAATAATGATTAGAGCCCGGCAAAGGTACGAAATTGTTATCGGTTATAGACTTGCTAACACAGAGTGTGCTATCATTAATCCACCAGAGAAGTCAAAACCAAGAAAATGGTCCCATGATGATGTTTTTGTTGTGATTGCCTCAGAAGACTGA